A window of Cryptomeria japonica chromosome 3, Sugi_1.0, whole genome shotgun sequence contains these coding sequences:
- the LOC131035957 gene encoding ARF guanine-nucleotide exchange factor GNOM: MLADWKYLRGGQSPHLKFPIAMRSIEEEPQQNGFMTRTGGSLACIVNTEVSAVLAVMRRNARWAGHYMAGDDQLDHSLIHSLKELRRQIFSWKQEWQNINPSIYLKPFLDVIRSDETGAPITGVALSAVYKILTMEVFDLHTVHVDLAMHSVVDAVTGCRFEVTDPASEEVVLMKILQVLLACMKSKMSLVLNNQDVCTIVNTCFRVVHQAGTKGELLQRTARHTMHELVRSIFAHLADLDSTGAHTDYVKRSSLTSNSHSDNVGKEYTSDGNEGSSTSNGNTDADIGKLFSVSSSVEMDDKMADSKIGGKELANDEVLREPYGVAGIVEIFHFLCSLLNIVETMGMGTGSNLLALAEDVPLFALGLINSAIELGGSSIGRHPKLLALVQDELFHNLIQFGLSSSPLILSTVCSIVLNLYHHLRHELKLQIEAFFTCVIIRLAQGKYGASYQQQEVAMEALVDFCRQPTFIFEMYANYDCEITCSNVFEDIGNLLSKNAFPVNSPLSAMHILALEGLIAVIHSMADRVNASSSLPEPTPIRDIEEYEPFWTVTCEKNEDPTHWVPFVQRKKYIKRKLMLGADHFNRDPKKGLEFLQGIHLLPEKLDPHSVACFFRYTSCLDKNLVGDFLGNHDEFCVQVLQEFSKSFDFVDMSIDTALRTFLETFRLPGESQKIQRVMEAFAERYYEQSPQVLADKDAAFVLSYSLIILNTDRHNVQVKRKMTEEDFIRNNRRINGGKDLPREFLSELYHSILKNEIRTNYEQSIAIPEMTTSRWIDLIRKSQKTPPYIICDDKPFLDHDLFAIISGPTIAAMSVVFDHAEDEYVFRECVDGFLAVAQMCACHHLVDVLDDLVVSLCKFTTLLDPSSSIDEDVLAFGDDTKARMVTVTVFTIANRFGDFIRNGWRNILDCILRLHKLGLLPARVASDGADDPDLINDPVNGRPLSDAPPISHLPSITRRRSSGLMGRFSQLLSLESDEPRTQPTEEQLAAHQRTMQTIQQCNIDNIFTESKFLQADSLLQLARALIWAAGRPQKSSSPEDEDTPVFCLELLIAISLNNRDRIMILWQGVHDYIGSIVQTTTMPCALVEKAVFGLLRICQRLLPYKEDLAEELLRSLQLILKLDARVADVYCERITQEIMQLVKTNAGHIRSSGGWRTVTSLLSITARHPDACEPGFEALSFVMADCAHLTRANYVLCLDAARAFAESRIGMTDRSLQALDLIAGSIKCLVQFSKADENVNLLGEDASKSSQEIGDMWLRFAHSLRKVSLDQREEVRNHAVLSLQQCLSAVEVTCLTPSTWTQLFDQIIFTMLDDLLEIAKGHSPKEYRNMESTLHYAMKLLSKLFLQLLDQLSSLPNFRKLWLGVLSCMEKYMNSKLRGKGNEKLQELIPELLKNMLLILNDRGVLAKKSALENSSLWEMTWIHVQGISPSLKEQLFPEKDPEHETELKTKSGESVMDSEIGFEAPVAIVEQ; encoded by the exons ATGTTAGCTGATTGGAAGTATCTGAGAGGTGGCCAATCCCCGCATTTGAAGTTTCCAATTGCAATGAGGTCAATAGAAGAAGAGCCCCAGCAAAATGGTTTCATGACAAGAACAGGGGGATCTTTAGCATGCATAGTTAATACGGAAGTAAGTGCTGTGTTGGCTGTGATGAGGCGAAATGCTAGATGGGCAGGTCATTATATGGCAGGagatgatcaattggatcattcaCTTATACACTCTCTCAAGGAATTACGCCGACAAATATTCAGCTGGAAACAAGAATGGCAAAATATCAATCCCTCTATTTATTTGAAACCCTTTCTAGATGTGATCCGTTCTGACGAGACAGGGGCACCAATCACTGGGGTTGCCTTGTCTGCTGTGTACAAGATTTTGACAATGGAAGTCTTTGATCTGCATACTGTGCATGTTGATCTTGCCATGCATTCTGTAGTGGATGCTGTGACTGGTTGCCGGTTTGAGGTAACAGATCCTGCATCTGAAGAGGTGGTATTGATGAAAATACTACAAGTGCTTTTGGCTTGCATGAAAAGCAAGATGTCTTTAGTTCTAAATAACCAAGATGTGTGCACCATAGTGAATACATGCTTTCGAGTGGTGCATCAAGCAGGAACCAAAGGGGAGCTGTTACAGCGAACAGCACGCCACACGATGCATGAGCTTGTGAGATCCATTTTTGCTCACCTGGCTGATCTTGATTCCACTGGTGCACACACAGATTATGTGAAGAGGTCTTCTCTCACGTCCAATTCTCAT TCAGACAATGTTGGAAAAGAATATACAAGTGATGGTAATGAAGGTAGTAGCACTAGTAATGGAAATACAGATGCTGATATTGGGAAATTATTTTCTGTCAGTTCTTCAGTAGAAATGGATGATAAAATGGCAGATAGCAAAATTGGTGGGAAGGAGTTAGCTAATGATGAAGTTCTCAGGGAGCCATATGGTGTAGCTGGCATTGTTGAAATCTTTCACTTCTTATGCTCTCTTTTAAATATTGTTGAGACTATGGGTATGGGAACTGGGTCAAACCTTTTAGCCCTTGCCGAAGATGTTCCACTATTTGCTTTGGGTCTAATAAATTCTGCTATTGAATTAGGAGGATCATCAATAGGTAGGCACCCAAAGTTACTAGCACTAGTGCAGGATGAACTTTTCCATAATTTGATTCAGTTTGGGCTGTCATCAAGTCCTCTTATTTTGTCCACAGTATGTAGCATTGTTCTGAATCTCTATCATCATTTACGCCATGAATTGAAGTTACAGATTGAAGCCTTTTTCACTTGTGTCATAATTAGACTGGCACAAGGAAAGTATGGTGCATCTTATCAACAGCAAGAAGTTGCAATGGAAGCACTGGTAGACTTCTGCAGACAACCAACATTTATCTTTGAGATGTATGCAAATTACGACTGTGAGATTACTTGCAGTAATGTGTTTGAGGATATTGGCAACTTGCTGTCAAAGAATGCCTTTCCTGTAAATTCCCCTTTGTCTGCTATGCACATTCTGGCATTGGAAGGGCTGATTGCGGTTATTCACAGCATGGCAGACAGGGTAAATGCTTCATCCTCACTTCCTGAACCAACCCCAATAAGGGATATTGAAGAGTATGAACCTTTTTGGACAGTAACTTGTGAGAAAAATGAGGATCCTACCCACTGGGTGCCATTTGTCCAACGcaaaaagtatatcaaaaggaagtTGATGCTTGGGGCTGACCATTTTAATAGGGACCCAAAGAAAGGTCTTGAGTTCCTACAAGGGATTCATCTTTTGCCAGAGAAACTTGATCCTCATAGTGTAGCTTGCTTTTTTCGATATACATCTTGTCTGGATAAGAATCTTGTGGGTGATTTCTTGGGCAACCATGATGAATTTTGTGTACAGGTGCTTCAGGAATTTTCAAAATCATTTGACTTTGTTGATATGAGCATAGACACAGCACTTCGCACATTCCTTGAGACCTTTCGTTTGCCAGGAGAGTCACAAAAAATACAGAGGGTGATGGAGGCCTTCGCAGAAAGATATTATGAGCAGTCACCACAAGTTCTTGCAGATAAGGATGCTGCATTTGTGCTATCATACTCCCTTATCATTCTTAATACTGATCGGCACAATGTTCAAGTTAAGAGAAAAATGACAGAAGAAGATTTTATCAGGAATAACCGGCGTATCAATGGTGGGAAAGATCTTCCTAGAGAATTTCTATCAGAACTCTATCACTCTATTCTCAAGAATGAAATTCGAACAAATTATGAACAAAGTATAGCTATTCCTGAGATGACGACAAGCAGGTGGATTGATCTCATTCGGAAATCTCAGAAAACTCCTCCTTATATCATTTGTGATGACAAACCCTTCCTTGATCATGACCTGTTTGCTATAATATCAGGTCCAACCATTGCTGCCATGTCAGTGGTATTTGACCATGCAGAGGATGAATATGTTTTCCGAGAATGTGTGGATGGTTTTCTTGCTGTTGCCCAAATGTGTGCTTGCCATCATTTAGTCGATGTGTTGGATGACTTGGTCGTGTCTCTTTGCAAATTTACAACACTTCTGGACCCATCGTCCTCCATTGATGAGGATGTTCTTGCCTTTGGTGATGACACAAAGGCAAGGATGGTGACTGTCACAGTTTTCACCATAGCCAATAGGTTTGGTGATTTTATTCGGAATGGATGGAGGAACATTCTGGACTGTATTCTCAGGTTACACAAGTTAGGTCTGTTGCCTGCTCGGGTAGCAAGTGATGGAGCTGATGATCCAGATCTTATAAACGATCCTGTGAATGGGAGACCTTTGTCCGATGCTCCACCTATATCTCACCTACCTTCAATCACTCGAAGGCGGTCATCAGGATTAATGGGTAGATTCAGTCAGTTATTGTCTCTTGAAAGTGATGAACCAAGGACTCAGCCAACTGAAGAGCAACTTGCTGCACATCAGAGAACCATGCAAACCATTCAACAATGCAATATTGACAACATATTCACAGAGAGTAAATTTCTGCAAGCAGATTCCTTATTGCAATTAGCTAGGGCTCTCATCTGGGCAGCAGGAAGACCACAGAAAAGCAGTTCACCTGAAGATGAGGACACTCCTGTTTTTTGCCTTGAGTTATTGATTGCTATTTCATTGAACAATCGGGATAGAATTATGATTTTGTGGCAGGGTGTTCATGACTACATTGGAAGCATTGTACAGACAACTACTATGCCTTGTGCACTTGTGGAAAAGGCTGTCTTTGGGCTCCTACGGATCTGTCAACGGTTGTTACCCTACAAGGAAGACCTTGCAGAGGAGCTCTTGAGATCTTTACAGCTTATTTTAAAACTAGATGCGAGGGTAGCAGATGTTTATTGTGAGCGCATTACTCAAGAAATTATGCAGCTTGTAAAAACAAATGCTGGGCACATTAGATCTTCAGGGGGATGGCGCACTGTAACATCTCTGCTTTCCATCACTGCTCGTCATCCTGATGCTTGTGAGCCTGGTTTTGAGGCATTATCATTTGTTATGGCTGATTGTGCACACTTGACCCGGGCAAACTATGTGTTATGCCTTGATGCTGCTCGTGCTTTTGCTGAATCTCGAATTGGCATGACAGACAGGTCTCTGCAAGCATTAGACTTAATTGCTGGATCTATCAAATGTCTGGTGCAATTTTCAAAGGCTGACGAAAACGTTAATCTCTTGGGTGAGGATGCATCAAAGTCCTCCCAAGAAATAGGAGACATGTGGTTGCGATTTGCACATTCTCTCCGTAAGGTTTCTTTAGATCAGAGAGAAGAGGTCAGAAATCATGCTGTTTTGTCTCTACAGCAGTGCTTGTCGGCAGTAGAGGTAACCTGCTTAACACCTTCTACATGGACACAGCTTTTTGATCAAATAATTTTTACAATGCTTGATGATTTGCTTGAGATTGCCAAGGGACACTCTCCAAAGGAATATCGTAACATGGAGAGTACCCTTCACTATGCAATGAAGTTGCTGTCAAAATTATTCTTACAATTATTAGATCAGCTGTCGTCATTGCCAAACTTCAGAAAACTGTGGCTTGGGGTATTAAGCTGTATGGAGAAATATATGAACTCAAAGCTTAGGGGTAAAGGAAATGAAAAGCTTCAGGAACTTATTCCAGAATTGCTGAAGAACATGCTATTAATATTGAATGATCGAGGAGTGCTTGCAAAAAAAAGTGCACTAGAAAATAGTAGCCTGTGGGAGATGACATGGATACATGTTCAAGGTATCTCACCTTCTTTAAAAGAACAACTTTTCCCTGAGAAAGATCCTGAACATGAGACAGAGCTAAAGACAAAGTCTGGTGAGTCTGTAATGGACTCGGAAATTGGTTTTGAAGCTCCTGTTGCTATTGTTGAGCAGTAG